In the Telopea speciosissima isolate NSW1024214 ecotype Mountain lineage chromosome 2, Tspe_v1, whole genome shotgun sequence genome, one interval contains:
- the LOC122650729 gene encoding S-linalool synthase codes for MEEAHFSIQNLVKKVKEELFSSSTDLYSFVSPSAYDTAWLAMISDPEQHGQPMFQQCVNWLLNNQNENGLWGESNIPTIYCLPTTLACMAAISKWDVGAENIEKGMASFHAHAANLLTKQDDGYPRWYAIVFPGMVELARNAGLEVTFSGGLKDVVENIFDERKRILEMEVDTDQYHYPPLLSYLEALPSTYTIEQERILCHVNEDGSLFQSPSATAKAYMATGNSGCLMYLTSLIQRCGYGVPPMYPVDEELMNLCMLNQLEKLGEAEHFLEEIQDTLAVVYRDYKNRVSEEIHINRLPIQMYKDSIAFRLLRIHGYHVSPWNFCWFLRHNDIQIHIEDNYEHFMSCIISIYRATEVRFAGEYELEEARSFSRKLLEKAIALSTKNNFLLYPNLKKLIGHELNFPWLARLDHLEHRRYIEADETSFLWMGKTPFYWSPYLHKDLLLQLATENYTFRQSIYKNELEMLRSWTEETGLSNMGFGREKSTYCYFAIATSCKLPYFSQIRTVIAKSAVIVTVADDFFDVEGSLEDLEELTEAVRRWNCMSLRGHGKIIFDALDNLVTDIGKVYFEQHRQNIMKYLRDLWYQAFMSWQTEARWSKSGYIPSIDEYLETGMISIAAQTMVLSAASLMNPAIPPKYMMKRDRYETLTRLLMVSTRLLNDLQSYEKEREDGKMNLVILYLKENPEADIQDSISSIENILDEKKKELLEHVLMNDVGQMSKSCKQLHLSCLKVFQMFFNNANQFDSDTALLQDIRKAIYDPLEVEVHGSKLRPLTAGHNKSKINLMSRKQGNHSHPNHGRKSLATCLIKGWYGGSKFIMPKVTFGIV; via the exons ATGGAAGAGGCACATTTCTCTATCCAAAACCTGGTCAAAAAGGTTAAGGAagaattgttttcttcttccactGATCTATACTCCTTTGTGTCCCCGTCTGCTTATGACACTGCATGGCTAGCCATGATCTCTGATCCTGAGCAACATGGTCAACCCATGTTCCAGCAATGCGTGAATTGGTTATTAAACAACCAAAATGAAAATGGGTTATGGGGAGAATCCAATATTCCCACTATATATTGCCTGCCTACAACTCTTGCTTGCATGGCTGCAATTAGTAAGTGGGACGTTGGAGCTGAGAATATTGAGAAAG GCATGGCATCTTTCCATGCACATGCAGCGAACCTACTTACAAAACAGGACGATGGTTACCCTCGTTGGTATGCTATTGTCTTCCCTGGTATGGTTGAGCTTGCACGTAATGCTGGCTTGGAAGTTACCTTCTCTGGTGGATTGAAGGATGTCGTGGAAAACATTTTCGACGAGCGAAAACGGATTCTTGAaat GGAAGTAGATACAGATCAATATCATTATCCGCCATTGCTATCATATCTTGAAGCTTTGCCTTCGACGTATACTATTGAACAAGAAAGGATACTTTGTCATGTTAATGAGGATGGTTCATTGTTTCAGTCACCCTCGGCAACAGCTAAAGCTTATATGGCTACAGGGAATAGTGGTTGTTTGATGTACCTGACGTCCCTGATTCAAAGATGTGGCTATGGAG ttcCTCCTATGTATCCAGTGGATGAAGAACTTATGAATCTTTGCATGTTGAATCAATTGGAAAAGCTGGGTGAAGCCGAGCATTTccttgaagagattcaagataCTTTGGCAGTTGTTTATAG ggatTACAAGAATCGGGTATCAGAGGAAATTCATATCAATCGGCTGCCAATACAAATGTACAAAGACTCCATAGCTTTTCGACTATTAAGGATTCATGGTTACCATGTATCTCCAT GGAATTTCTGTTGGTTTCTGCGTCATAATGACATACAGATCCACATAGAAGATAACTATGAGCACTTCATGAGTTGCATAATTAGTATTTACAGAGCCACAGAAGTTAGATTCGCTGGAGAATATGAACTTGAGGAAGCCAGATCATTCTCAAGGAAACTTCTCGAGAAAGCAATTGCACTGAGTACCAAGAATAATTTTCTTTTGTACCCAAATCTTAAGAAGCTG ATTGGACATGAGCTTAATTTTCCTTGGCTTGCTCGGTTGGACCATTTGGAACATCGGAGATATATTGAAGCAGATGAAACCAGCTTCCTTTGGATGGGAAAGACACCTTTCTACTG GTCTCCCTACCTTCATAAGGATTTGCTCCTACAACTTGCTACGGAGAACTATACATTTAGACAATCAATCTACAAAAATGAATTGGAAATGTTGAGAAG TTGGACTGAGGAAACAGGTCTTAGTAACATGGGatttggaagagagaaaagtACTTATTGTTACTTCGCTATAGCCACGAGCTGCAAACTGCCTTACTTTTCTCAAATACGAACAGTAATTGCAAAGAGTGCAGTAATTGTTACAGTTGCTGATGATTTCTTCGACGTTGAAGGTTCATTGGAAGATTTGGAAGAACTAACAGAGGCAGTTAGAAG ATGGAATTGTATGAGCTTAAGAGGCCATGGTAAAATTATCTTTGATGCCCTTGACAATCTGGTGACTGATATTGGCAAAGTATACTTTGAACAACACAGGCAGAATATCATGAAATATCTTCGAGATTTG TGGTACCAAGCATTCATGTCATGGCAGACAGAAGCCAGGTGGAGCAAAAGTGGATATATTCCTTCGATAGATGAATACCTTGAAACTGGCATGATATCTATAGCTGCACAAACTATGGTTCTCTCAGCAGCAAGCTTGATGAATCCTGCCATACCACCAAAGTACATGATGAAACGTGACCGATATGAAACCCTTACCAGATTACTCATGGTCTCAACTCGCTTGTTGAATGACTTACAAAGCTACGAG aaggaaagagaggatgGAAAAATGAACCTCGTCATATTATACTTGAAGGAAAATCCAGAGGCTGATATCCAGGACTCAATCTCTTCAATAGAAAATATATTggatgagaaaaagaaagagttgTTAGAACATGTTTTGATGAACGATGTTGGCCAGATGTCCAAATCATGCAAACAGTTGCATCTATCCTGTTTGAAAGTATTCCAAATGTTTTTCAACAATGCCAATCAGTTCGACTCAGACACAGCCCTACTTCAAGACATTAGGAAAGCAATTTATGATCCTCTCGAAGTAGAAGTTCATGGGTCTAAGCTTCGACCACTAACTGCTGGACACAACAAATCGAAGATAAATTTAATGTCCAGAAAGCAAGGCAACCATAGCCACCCAAACCATGGCAGGAAAAGCTTGGCCACATGCTTGATCAAGGGTTGGTATGGAGGATCAAAGTTTATTATGCCAAAAGTCACATTTGGCATTGTCTGA